The following proteins are encoded in a genomic region of Cryptomeria japonica chromosome 11, Sugi_1.0, whole genome shotgun sequence:
- the LOC131070833 gene encoding L-gulonolactone oxidase 5, translated as MPLKPQVTCTIFLLCICLSITKQAYLISACSFPPSPIQCGGSGCTIFNSQGLWEDRAPCRASKSVYPTTEAELVAAVAEAVKNKQKINVLGPWAHSTTKLACVGEGGLVVSTRDYASTRRVDVRARTITVDAGVVLRDLIDEAASNGLAFPTSTSWDGVSMAGSVSTGAHGSSLAGKGSAIYEYVVGMRLVVAATADQGFARVVELGDSDEDLMAARLSLGTLGVISQITFALEPMFKRSVSLRLEDDLGLEDRIEGFLRGYEFGIVYWYVAHGKSLMEEIDRVPVDVAGNGVNKASYQPTTVFKVEQTAAKYDTFEAEKDADALCGESGKSMENKVAKGGGFLNDGENFTGYPVVGFNDLMQTTGGCQFYHPMQRDSEPSSCMPTTISDKNQSICSWDRRAEGRIKFDLEIRVPLARVREAMLDVKRIRDLNPQALCAVEGSGIGMRSVRKSAGAFLGPAEDVVTFETSYYRSPEAFVPTWNMDVFQEIEQMLIEKYGGGLHWGKSGGHLFDGLANKTLNLQRFLAVKERLDPDGLFSNDWTDGLLGIAGKKVEVLKKGCALEKLCKCREDDHCAPEKGYVCAPGRVWTNARVCRKVAFRFKPSLFSQFRT; from the exons CCCGCCTTCCCCAATTCAATGCGGTGGCTCGGGCTGCACAATATTCAACAGCCAAGGCCTCTGGGAAGACAGGGCCCCTTGCAGAGCTTCAAAGTCTGTATACCCCACAACAGAAGCAGAACTGGTGGCGGCCGTAGCAGAGGCGGTGAAAAACAAGCAGAAGATCAATGTGCTGGGTCCATGGGCGCACAGCACAACGAAGCTCGCCTGTGTGGGGGAGGGCGGTCTGGTGGTGAGCACCCGGGATTATGCCTCCACACGGCGGGTCGATGTCCGTGCCCGAACCATAACTGTTGATGCAGGTGTCGTTCTGCGAGACCTGATTGATGAGGCTGCTTCAAATGGACTGGCTTTCCCTACCTCGACCTCTTGGGATGGTGTTTCAATGGCCGGGTCGGTCAGTACAGGTGCCCATGGGAGTAGCTTGGCGGGAAAGGGGTCTGCTATTTATGAATATGTGGTGGGAATGCGGCTCGTTGTCGCAGCAACGGCTGATCAGGGGTTTGCTAGGGTTGTGGAATTGGGGGATTCTGATGAAGATCTTATGGCTGCAAGGCTTTCTCTGGGGACTTTGGGGGTGATCTCGCAGATTACCTTTGCCCTGGAGCCTATGTTTAAGAGGAGTGTTTCGTTAAGGTTGGAGGATGATTTGGGGTTGGAGGATCGGATTGAGGGGTTTTTGAGAGGTTATGAGTTTGGGATTGTTTATTGGTATGTTGCCCATGGCAAGTCGCTCATGGAGGAGATTGATAGGGTGCCTGTGGATGTAGCCGGGAATGGTGTTAACAAAGCGTCCTATCAGCCTACCACTGTGTTCAAAGTAGAGCAAACTGCTGCCAAGT ACGACACATTCGAAGCCGAAAAGGATGCAGATGCGCTATGTGGCGAAAGCGGGAAATCAATGGAAAACAAGGTAGCCAAAGGCGGGGGATTTCTCAACGATGGCGAAAACTTCACAGGCTATCCCGTTGTGGGCTTCAACGATCTTATGCAGACAACAGGGGGGTGCCAATTCTACCATCCAATGCAGCGAGACAGCGAACCCTCTTCCTGCATGCCCACCACAATCTCAGACAAAAACCAGTCCATCTGCTCATGGGACAGACGGGCGGAGGGCAGGATAAAATTTGACCTAGAAATCAGAGTTCCCCTAGCACGGGTGCGCGAGGCCATGTTGGATGTGAAAAGAATCAGAGATCTTAACCCGCAGGCTCTCTGCGCAGTTGAAGGCTCGGGCATCGGAATGCGCAGTGTAAGGAAATCCGCAGGGGCATTCCTTGGACCGGCCGAGGATGTGGTGACTTTTGAGACCAGCTATTACAGGTCGCCCGAGGCGTTCGTTCCGACATGGAACATGGACGTTTTTCAGGAGATCGAGCAAATGTTGATTGAGAAGTACGGTGGCGGCCTGCATTGGGGGAAATCTGGGGGTCATTTGTTTGACGGCCTGGCAAACAAAACCCTAAATTTGCAGAGGTTTTTGGCTGTGAAGGAGAGGCTGGATCCTGACGGGCTGTTTTCCAATGACTGGACTGATGGTTTGTTGGGAATTGCGGGGAAAAAAGTGGAGGTTTTGAAGAAGGGTTGTGCGTTGGAGAAACTGTGCAAATGCAGAGAGGATGATCACTGTGCGCCGGAAAAGGGATACGTTTGCGCTCCAGGGCGGGTGTGGACCAACGCTCGGGTTTGCAGGAAAGTAGCTTTCCGATTTAAACCTTCCCTATTTTCACAGTTTAGGACTTAA